One Microcoleus sp. AS-A8 DNA window includes the following coding sequences:
- a CDS encoding transposase produces the protein MLTLTYSYKINPTSEQTASIDQTLDVCRKVWNYALRERRDWINSRKCRVDACSIHLEYIIPADAPYPGKSFQEKALTVAKKTNQELKSINAQVLQQVLRKLDTAFEDMKRKGHGFPRFKKFGQMRSFVYPQMLKDPLGLGWVKLPQLGKVEVIMHRSIPSGFELKQAQIVKKASGYYIMLSLQLDVNIPDAPPSGRPLGIDLGLEKFLATSDGELIKKPKFFKALASKLKLLQRRLKHKKKGSKNKAKLARKIALVHEQIHDTRKDFQYKLAHHLCDQAGMIFAEQLNLKGMAKGMLGKHTLDAGWGQFLQLLSWVCWKRGVYFAKVAATGTSQTCPECDAHVSKNLSVRVHECPECGYKTDRDVAAAQVVRNRGVSAVGQTVEEIACGRDASGAGSSSLDGTERDRKILEAILGSPSHNR, from the coding sequence ATGCTGACCCTCACTTACTCGTACAAAATTAATCCAACATCAGAACAAACAGCAAGTATTGACCAGACATTAGATGTGTGCCGAAAAGTCTGGAATTATGCCTTACGAGAACGCAGAGATTGGATTAATTCGCGCAAGTGCAGGGTAGACGCTTGCTCAATTCATTTGGAATATATCATTCCAGCAGATGCTCCTTACCCAGGCAAAAGTTTTCAAGAAAAGGCGCTAACAGTCGCCAAGAAAACCAATCAAGAGTTAAAGAGTATCAACGCCCAAGTGTTACAGCAAGTATTGAGGAAACTAGACACCGCATTTGAAGACATGAAGCGCAAAGGACATGGTTTCCCACGCTTCAAGAAGTTCGGACAGATGCGATCTTTCGTTTATCCTCAAATGCTGAAAGACCCTTTAGGGCTAGGCTGGGTAAAACTTCCCCAGTTAGGAAAAGTCGAAGTCATCATGCATCGATCCATCCCTAGCGGATTTGAATTGAAGCAAGCTCAGATTGTTAAGAAGGCGTCAGGGTATTACATCATGCTGTCATTGCAGCTTGATGTAAATATCCCTGACGCTCCCCCATCAGGACGCCCACTGGGAATTGATTTGGGGCTAGAAAAGTTCTTGGCAACGTCCGATGGTGAGCTAATTAAAAAACCGAAATTCTTTAAGGCTTTGGCAAGTAAGCTTAAATTGCTACAACGCCGTTTGAAGCACAAGAAAAAGGGTTCTAAGAATAAAGCCAAGCTTGCTAGGAAGATAGCCTTAGTTCACGAACAAATACACGACACCCGAAAAGATTTTCAGTACAAGTTGGCTCATCATCTATGCGACCAAGCCGGGATGATATTTGCAGAACAGTTAAACCTAAAAGGCATGGCTAAAGGGATGCTGGGTAAGCATACTTTAGATGCTGGATGGGGTCAGTTCTTACAATTGTTGTCTTGGGTCTGTTGGAAGCGTGGGGTGTATTTTGCCAAGGTAGCAGCGACAGGCACGTCGCAGACTTGTCCAGAATGTGATGCTCATGTATCCAAGAACTTATCGGTTCGAGTTCATGAGTGTCCTGAATGTGGATACAAGACTGACCGTGATGTAGCCGCCGCTCAAGTTGTCAGAAATAGAGGTGTCTCTGCCGTTGGACAGACGGTGGAAGAAATTGCCTGTGGACGGGATGCGTCGGGGGCTGGTTCGTCCAGTCTAGATGGCACCGAAAGAGACAGGAAAATCTTAGAAGCAATTCTAGGAAGCCCCTCCCATAATCGTTGA
- the rpsN gene encoding 30S ribosomal protein S14, which yields MAKKSMIEREKKRQKLIDKYADKREELKAQFENATTQREKLEAHRKLQQLPRNSAPNRLRNRCWVTGRPRAYYRDFGLSRHVLREWAHQGLLPGVVKSSW from the coding sequence ATGGCGAAAAAAAGCATGATTGAGCGCGAAAAAAAGCGCCAAAAGCTGATCGATAAGTATGCTGACAAGCGAGAAGAGCTCAAAGCGCAATTTGAAAATGCTACCACTCAGCGCGAGAAGTTAGAAGCTCACCGTAAGCTGCAACAATTGCCTCGCAACAGTGCGCCAAACCGTCTACGGAACCGCTGTTGGGTCACGGGACGTCCGCGTGCTTACTACCGGGATTTTGGACTATCTCGCCATGTGCTACGGGAATGGGCACACCAAGGTCTGTTGCCAGGGGTTGTCAAATCTAGCTGGTGA
- the nth gene encoding endonuclease III produces the protein MSITRKWAAKQQRAIEILIRLKRLYPEAPCTLNYETPVQLLVATILSAQCTDERVNQVTPELFRRFPTAVALSAANLEELETLVRSTGFYRNKAKNIQSACRMIMTEFGGEVPKRMEELLKLPGVARKTANVVLAHAYDIHAGVTVDTHVKRLSHRLGLTEHTDPIRVERDLMRLLPEAEWEHWSIRLIYHGRAICQARKPLCEDCVLADLCPSAALSNSLPIEVALVKSAASLPTTK, from the coding sequence ATGAGCATCACTCGTAAATGGGCCGCCAAGCAGCAGCGAGCAATCGAGATATTGATTCGCCTCAAGCGTTTGTATCCAGAAGCGCCCTGTACGCTGAACTACGAAACACCTGTACAGTTGCTAGTTGCAACTATCCTCTCAGCTCAATGTACCGATGAGCGGGTGAATCAGGTGACACCTGAGTTGTTTCGCCGTTTTCCCACAGCCGTGGCTCTATCCGCCGCCAATTTAGAAGAACTTGAAACCCTAGTTCGTTCCACTGGCTTTTATCGCAACAAGGCGAAAAATATTCAAAGTGCCTGCCGCATGATTATGACCGAGTTTGGGGGTGAAGTGCCCAAACGCATGGAAGAACTCTTAAAGTTGCCTGGAGTGGCTCGGAAAACGGCGAATGTCGTTCTAGCTCATGCTTATGATATCCATGCCGGTGTTACGGTCGATACTCATGTCAAGCGCCTCAGTCATCGACTCGGTTTGACTGAGCATACCGACCCCATTCGCGTTGAGCGAGATTTGATGCGCCTGTTGCCCGAAGCGGAGTGGGAACATTGGTCAATTCGGCTGATTTATCACGGTAGAGCGATTTGTCAGGCACGAAAACCGCTTTGTGAGGACTGTGTTCTTGCCGATTTATGCCCTAGTGCGGCGCTATCGAACTCCCTGCCTATCGAGGTCGCTCTTGTAAAATCCGCTGCCTCTTTGCCTACAACCAAGTGA